CACAGACGCTTGCATTCTACTGCTTAGGCCCAGACCCATCTCCTTACGTCTTGCGCAGCATTAATattgaggagaagaagagtaagTATTTACTTCGTCAGTATTGATCTTCACGTGTGTTCTTTggatttcttagtttttttatttttatatatatatatatttttttttatagagatgaCGACCAGGTTCAACAAGGACATGTACGCTAAGATGAGGTCCAAGAAGGATGAACCTTTGGCGAATATTGGCAAGAAGGGGGTCTGTATCACGGGGAAGGGTCCATCAGTTCTCCCATCTGCAGACGCCACTCCCATTGTCTCTGGAGTTGAGAGCGTACGGGTGGCTTCTCTGGCTACCTCTGTTGAGGAAATCCCCATCCCTTCCTCAAAAAGGCAGCGAGTGTCGGctaaggagaaggagaaggagaaagcGGGTTCGTCCGTCTGGGACGACGAGGGTGTGGCCGTGAAGCGGGCATATGACGTTGTAAAGGCTGAGGACCTCAAGGTCTTTTCTGGAGTGCCTCTCAACGTAGTTGCAAGCCAGCATGTACACAAGATCGTCCAGGTAAAAGCACTTCTGCATTCTCCTTGTTCTCcttatatataaactttttttttttttttgacggaCTTAATTTCCTTTGTCAGGTGTTGGGGGAGAGCCTTCACCTTACTTCTGAGTGTCTTACTCAAGAGGCTAAGGTGGCGTCTTTGGCGTCCAAGATGGAGGCCTTGGAGAAGAAGAACTCCACATTAAAGAAGGATCTTATAGAGTCAATGGACGAGGCTGCTGCTTTGAAGGAAAATGTCAAGGCCTTAAATGCCGATCTTAGGGTTGAGCGTTAGCTAAACCTAAAGAAGGACGACCAGCTTCAGGTGGCCAAAGAAAACTTAAAACGATCGCTGCTAGGTCTGTCAAAGCCTTCCAGCAAACTGAGGAGTACTCCACAGTGCTCTTTAGCTGGTACTTCAAGGGTTTCGAGCTCCAACGTAGGTATCTCGTCAAGCATCCTACCGAGGTTGACCTGCCGAGCCTGGATCTGGGAGTAGTAGATCAAGAGATGGCTGCGGACGAGGCTACTCAATCTTCAGCCCCTGAAGGTGACACCCCTAGCGATTCCTTCCCATCCGGTGACGCTCCTACCGCTAACGATCTCCTTGCTGACGCTTCTACTGACGCCCAGACTTGATACTTGTGAAATTTTATCTTATTGTGTATGCCCTTTATGTTTTGGGCTTCTtgatagcatttttttttttttaattttattttgaaaacaatgtttCTTGGCCCTGTGTTTTATGGGTCTTTAGAAAGAACAAGGATAATTGCCCGCtgtttttgggctttatttGGCTTTATGATTTTGCACTTACCTGTTTGTATGACTATTCTCATGCGCGTGATGTTTTAAGTTCGTCCATACCTTGTACTTAGCATTAATTTCTTAGCTGTGATTCCTCCATTCGTCAATGATTTGTTTATCACTCTCGATCCTTTAGGAGGGCTTGGATATagcctaagtttttttttgatttgttgcaaggttcttgttccttttctttttctctctatccTTTCTTTGTGGATTCGTCAGTAGCCTGGATCCGTCAAGCGGGATTTTGCCATTTGCACTTGCTAAAAGGATTGTGTCTGCGTCAGTGGCTTGTTCCCGTCGAGGCGGGGCCTTCTTACTTGACTTATACTTATTCAAGGGATATTTGCTGCTTTTATGGCTTCGttagtgacttacatccatcaaatcggaatcttatcacttagcaattttttttggtgacttacatccactTAAGGAATCTTTGTCACTTAGGCTTTTATATGCCTTATACCCGTGGAGGgatcgtcagtaacttacatccgtcaaggcggaatcttgttacttaactTTTTTATGTCTTAAACCCATTGGAGGTATCGTCAATAACTTACAttcgtcaaggcggaatcttgttacttgaCTTTTTTTATGCCTTAAACCCATTGGAGGtatcgtcagtaacttacatccgttaaggcggaatcttgttacttaactTCTTCATGCCATACGATTGGCTAGACCTGCTTACACAAAGACATTAGaggaataattcttttattgaCTTCAAGAATAAACATGTCTGTTTGTTACATCTACTTGTGgtacttttttaaatgctcaatgttcaATGGTCGGGGGAGTCTTTGTCCGTCCATGGTTTCCAGGTGGTAACTGCCTTGTCTTGAGTAGTGAGTAACTCGGTAAGGCCCTTCCCCTGTGGGCCATAGCTTTCCTTAggtagggtctttagttgctgtGGAGGTCTTGCGCAGGACAAGGTCTCCTATGACCAGTCGTCTGAGTTTAACCCTCTTATTGTAGTATTTGGCCATCTTCAGCTAGTACTTCATCATCTTGCTGAATGCGTTGTCTCTTACTTCGTCCAGACAGTCCAAGTTGAGTCGCAGTTCATCGTTATTGCACCCTAAGTTAAATGTCCCTCATCTAACGCTTGTTACTCCCACTTCGACTGGGATTACTGATTCCGTGCCATAGGTAAGCCTGAAAGGGATTTCTCCTGTTGGGGTTCTTGCTGTGGTCCTGTAAGCCCACAGGACATTAGGTAATTCTTCTGGCTAGGCACCCTTCGCGTTGTCCAGCTTggttttgataatcttgagcagtGTTCGATTTGTCACTTTCGTCTATCCGTTTGCCTGGGGATGCCCTGGGGACAAgaactgattcttgatcccAAGGTTTGAATAGAAGTCTCTGAAGCCTTGGCTGTCGAACTACCTCCCATTATCTGATATGATCATCAAGGGAATCTCGAACCTGCAgattatgttcttccacacaaagctcCGTATTCTTGCCTCGGTGATCGTTGCTAgagcctctgcttcaacccattttgtgaagtaatcaatagcaacaagtaggaattttacctgacctttaccttggggtaATGGGCCGATGATGTCAatcccccattgtgcaaatggccacggggaGGCTATAGTCGTCTGTCTCTCTGCTGGAAGCCGTTGCACATTCCCATATCGCTGGCACTTGTCGCACCTCTTGACGATATCAGCAGCGTCCACCTGCATAGTTGGCCAGAAATATCCTGTCCGTACTACCTTGTTCACCAGGGATTTGGGGCCAGCGTGATTGTCACAAACTCCTCCATGGATTTCTTCCAGTATGTATCTAGCTTCTTCTTCATCGACACACTTCAAGTAgggcatagagaagcctctcttatACAAGGCGTCATTAAGGATCGTGAACCTGGCCGCCCTCTTCTTGACCTTTTTAGCTTCTTCTGCGTTCTGAGGGAGGTGCCCGTCCTAGAGGAAGGATATTATGGGTGTCATCCAGCTATTTGCGCTCTGGATGGTAAATGTCGAGACCTCTTCAATGTTGGGGTGTTTTTGGACCTCCATCGTCAAATCCATGCTAATCTCCCCTTTTTCTGATGATGCAAACTTCGAGATTTCGTCTGCCCCCATATTCTGACTTCTTGGGATCTGCACAAACTCCACTGTATCGAACTCCCGAGTTAGATGTTTCGTCAGCTTGAGGTActtctgcatcctttcttcctttgcttcgTGATCCCCTTCTAATCTGGCCGATCACTAGCTTCGAATCATTTTGGATTAACAGGTTCTTAGCTCCAAGTGCCTTTCCAAGCCTCAACCCCGTCAGTATCACCTCttcagcttcattgttggtagcCGGGAATTTTAGTTGGACCCCATATTTCAACACCTCTCCGTCGGGGATGGTTATGACAacccctactccccccttcCTCTGGGCAGATGAACCATCAGTTTGTATCGTCCATCTATCAACTCCGTTGGGAGGATCGTCTTCACCCAGAAGGGTGAACTTTGCGATGAAGTCCGCCAGAGCTTCCGCCTTGATTGCCGTCCTAAGATGGTACTTGATGTCAAATTGACTAAGTTCAATCGCCCACTGAACCATTCTTCCTGCTGCCTCAGgcttgttcattgatttcttgatcGGTTGGTCCGTCATTACGAGGATTGGGTTTGCCTGAAAATATTACCTTAACTTGCGCGAGGCTACTattaacacaaacacaatcttTTCAATCCTGGGATACCTGGACTCAGCCCCTTGGAAGGCTTGGCTGACGTAGTAAACTGGGAGCTGCTTCGCACCCTCTTCTCTAATTAGGGCTACACTTACTGCCGAGGCTGACACTGTCAAGTATAAGTATAGGTCTTCCCCTTCTTTGGACAGGCTTAAGAGGGGTGGACTGCTCAGGTAACGCTTTAGATCCTGAAACGTTGCTTCACATTCGTCGGTCCAAGCGAAAGCCTGCTTCAAGGTCTTGAAAAAGGGCAGGCATTTGTCTGTAGCTCTAGAGATGAACCTGTTTAAGGCTGCTATCATTCCCGTGAGTTTTTGGACTTCCTTGACGGTCTTGGGTGACGCCATGTTGATGATGGCTCGTACTTTCTCTGGGTTtacttctattcctctttgtgacaccatgaatcccaggaaTTTCCCCGAAActaccccaaaaacacacttaCTTGGATTCAACCTCATCTGATATTTTTTGAGGGTTGTAAACGTCTCTTTCAGGTCGTCCAGATGTGCGAGCTCTTCCTTgttcttgacgagcatatcatcCACGTATACTTCCATGTTCCTGCCAATCTGTTGGCTAAACATTTTGTTCACCAACCTTTGATACGTAGCCCcagcattcttcaatccaaaaggcattaccttgtaacagTAGAGTCCTTGACTCATGATGAACgcagtcttctcctggtcttcctcAGCCATCCTTATCTGATTATATCCCGAGAAGGCGTCCATAAACGTTAGTAACTTGTGCCTGGATGTAGAGTCCACAAGCTGGTCTATTCTTGGTAggggaagctgtcctttgggcacACCTTGTTCAGGTCgatgaagtctacacacatcctccattttccatttgctttcttcactAGGACAACATTCGCGAGCCATTCaggatagtacacttcccggATGAACCCTGCCGTCAAGAGTTTGGTAACCTCCTCTGCCACTGCTTGATCTCGTTCTGGGGCGAAGGTTCTTCTTTTTTGCTGGACGGGTTTCCTTTTCGGGttcacattcaacttatgctaGATGACTTCTGGAGCTATGCCCGacatgtcctcgtgactccagGCGAAGACatctagattttctttaaggaaTTGAATGAGTCTTGTTCTCATCTCGGGGCTTAACGTCGTTCCTATCTTTGTCGTCTTGTGCGCTTCTCCTTCAACCAATTCCACTGTTTCTAGGGCCTCCAtcttatcttcttccttttcttcgaTCATCCACGTGTGGTTCTCCTTCGCAGCCAGGACGGCTTGGTAGCATTCTCTTGCCAGGACTTGATCTCCTTTTACTTCACCGACGCCATTATCTATTgggaattttaccttcaaacagtaGGTGGACGTGGCCGCTTTCCACTTGTTGAGTgtgggcctcccaatgatgacattgtaggatgaAGGGCAGTCCACCACTAAGAAGTCTAGCTGAAGGGTTAACTGCACCGGGTAGACCCTCACCGTCACTGTCAATGTCATTATGCCCTTGGGGTATACCCTGTCTCCGCTGAAGCTAACGAGTGGAGAGTCAAAGGGGCGTAGTCTCTTTGGATCCAGCCTTAGCTGCTGGAAGGctgggaggtagatgatgtctGCGGAGCTGCCATTGTCGACGAGGATCCTCTTGGTATTGAATCCTTCTATATTTAGCATTATGACCAAGGGATCATTGTGGGGCTGCTTCACTCCCATGGCGTCTCCTTCATTGAAGGACATGTCCAGGTATGTTCGTCGTTGCTTAGACGGAGGTATGGTGTGGACACTATTTACCTGCCTTTGGTATGCCTTCTTGAGTGATTTAAATGATCCTCCTAATAATGGCCCTCCTGTAATCGtctttatctccccgatcacctTGTGCGCAGGTTGGGATGGACGGTCGTCATCCCGAGAAAAGGACTCATGCTGGCTTTTATCATCCCTGGATTTACTATATTCTCCCTTCTTCACATACTTCTGTAATTTCCCTTTCCGTATCAACTCCTCTATCTGCTCCTTTAGGTCTCTATAATCTTCCGTGTTGTGGCCGTGATCTTTGTGGAACCGGCAGTACTTGTTCTTGTCATGGACATTAGGGGATGAATGCAATGGTCTaggccatttgagataatgctcgtccttgatctgcatgaaaattttgtcaacaggcataaccaaggGAGTAAATCTTACCGTCCGAGGACTTTTATCATCTTTCCTTCTATTCCCATCATTGTTCCGACGATCCGATCGCTCTCTCTTTTGCCCCCTACGGTCGTCTTCTTTCTTTGCCTTGTCTCCTGACTTCTCTGCATCCTTTATGGCCACTAAAGCATCTTTAGCATTCATGTACTTTTGTGCTTTCAGGAGCATTTCTGCCATCATCTTTGGTGGATTCTTCGCGAGGGAAGCCACAAGATCTCTGGACCTCAGTCCCGCTTTAAAGATCGTCAGCTGCACCTTGTCATTGGCTTCATCCACCTCTAGAGTCTCTCGAGTGAAGCGTTTGACATACGACCTCAGagtttccttctctccctgtctaATGGTGAGTAAATAGTTTGCCGGCCTCTTTGGACGTTGCCTCCCTATGAAATGGCGCAAGAAGGCATTGCTCAATTGCTCGAAGTTGTCTACGGACGAGGTCGGCAACTTCATGAACCATtcccttgcagctcctttgagagtggtgggaaaggaacgacacagtatctcgtcaggtggttgttgaagacctagagtcgtcttaaaggtattaagatAATCTTGAGGGTCTCTGAGTCCGTCGAACGGCTTAAGTTGAGGTAAGCGAAACTTTGATGGTACAGGGCATTCAAGCACCGCCGTGTTGAAAGGCGAATCAGTGGCCCTTACCATCCTATCCACGCTTCGATCCGTCTTCTCCTTAATGGCGTTCCTCagttcgtccatctccttcctcatttcTCGAAGGAGATCTGAATTCTGCTCGTCCGGAGTGGTTGGCCTCTGATAGGTACTCCTCTTGTGGCTGTCCCCTTCTCCCTTCGGGTTACCCTTGGACCTGTTCTCTTCCTGTTGGGCCTGTTGGACCTGTTGGAGTCatagcttcatttcctggttttgcttggtgagttcttcaatggtggctgcaagggcttgaacttgctgggccaaggctACTGAATCTGGATTGGGTTCCATCTGAATGTAGAGGGTTGATGGAAACTgtgttttcaaatataaatcTGAAAATGTCGTTCTCCACAGACAACGCTAAACTGATGAAGCGTGACTTCGTCAGTCGAAATGGGCAGATGAAACCCCTCGTCCACACGAATGTATCTTTTAAgagggtcaccggtgtggtgcctgccacaatgCCTTTaatgccaaagttagaatagAGAAGCAAATTatgaaatggaaatgaatgaacaaGAATAGTAATGGGTGCTTTCTCAGAGTGTCAGTATTTGTACCTTCTGCAGACAAGGcgagggctttatatatgtggTTTTGGTTGCTAGCCGTTGGAGTGTTAATGCCTTTCTTAGTAACGCCTCCTGCCCAATAATGGGGCTTTTAATAGGCTCCCAACGGTCTGTTTTGCTGGTTTCGTAACTGCTCGAGTTATTGGCTGGCTTTATTGAATGATTTTCCTACACTCTCGTCACTCCCATCACAGACCATGCAAATAGTTCATCCATCCTCTACCATCACCAGAGAAGGGGAACTCAGTGGCCTGAGTAGACGCAATCAAATCACGAGGGAGAAATGCACTCGTTTGCCTATCAATGAAATACCGTAGATGGCTACAAAACCAGAGCTGAAGGAGATGAACACAGCAGTGAGGTGAACCATTCCCCTTGACCCTGATGAAAGACAAAGATTGGATGGTTTCACACAAGATAGCAGATACAAAAGAGTATGAAGGTAAATGACGCACCAAGCTGACGACTGCCAAATCAATATGACCAGTAACTTGTGGGAACACGATTAGCCCAAAGATGTCTAGGAAGAAGCTCTAGTGACTGTGAAATAGCCAATCAGATTTAGAGGAGAACTCATGAGAAAGATGCAAAGGTTCCCTCTCCAAGGTAGACCGATCCAACAAGAAGCTTAGAGGAATACCCTTTAAAGAGATGGAAGGTTGAAGACCCTCCACTATACAGACCATCAAGCCCAAGAGGCAACTCAAGAGGCTCAATAAGTGAGTCGGGACTGAAGAGCAACAGATATCTCCAAAAGAAGAAGGTAGGCCCAGAAGGCTGCAATACTCCTCCATCGTGGGAACAAGGTCCACACCTCCTATAGTCACACATCGTAGGGAGGGATCCCAAAAGGAAAATATGGCCTACAGAAGCCCCACATTCAGCTGAAAGTGCATCAGGAGAGAAGGAATGTTTCTGCTCACAGCTCGTATCTCCCTTTGTTTCGTCAGGTCAAAGAGGTTCCACCACCGCTGAAGATCGTCGGTGTCTTTGGACTTAAGGCGCAACACTGAAGCAAACTCAGCCATAATGCGAAGGAGCCACTAAGAGCTACACAAAAGCCACTATGgcaatttttaatttggaatcACCCCGGCTTGCCTACTTTGTTCCCAACAGATCTGTAAGTAAGCCAAAGTGCATACTGGGGTAGTTATATTTTGGTGCCATAGTTCACCTGCAAAATAATTCACACATTAAACCAACAAGGTATACACATGGTTATTCATTCATCATATTTATGCAATGTAACACATATTTCTTACACATCTCACATATCCATGCATAATTATTCCTACATGTTCGTGCTTACACATTTCACTTGTCCATGCATAATTCTTGCTATATGTTCATGCTTACACAtttcacatgctcatgcataatCCTTGCTATATGATCATGCTCACATATATCTCACATTTCCTTGCATAATTCTGGCTATATGTTCATGCTTACACATCTCACATGTCCATGCATAATTATTGCTAAATGTTCATGCTTACATAtttcacatgctcatgcataactcttgctatatgatcatgcatttttcacatgttcatgcataactCTTGCTCTATGTTCGTGCACACATTTCACATGCTCAAGTATAATctttgctatatgatcatgCTTACTTATAtctcacatgctcatgcataatCCTTGCTATATGATCATGCTTACATATatctcacatgttcatgcatagcCTTTGCTATATGGTCATGCTCACATATatctcacatgttcatgcataactCTTGGCATATGACCATGCCTTTTcctcacatgctcatgcataatCCTTACTATATGATCACGACTACATTTCACATGTTCCTGCATAATGCTTGCTATGAATATATCACTcatatcacatgttcatgcataattCTTGTTATGACTATATCAtccatgtcacatgttcatgcatactTCTTATGCATCCATATTCATCCACATATCCATGATCATAATATTTGCTCATTCATATACATGTTTATGCATGATTCTTGCTATGACCATGTTTATGCACAATGTTTGTTCTCATCTATGATACCTACTTGTGCATGATGCTTGCCATATGACCATGTTCATATATCatactccccccccccccccccacgaTACATGTTCGTGCACAATGCCTGCCATATGATCATGTTCATACACATTCATCCCATCATCATAATTTAATCATGCTCATCTTGCTAcacttgtcctttttttttttacacatacatttaccttttattttcaagtttccatcatgaagaataaaaaataaaaatgcccataatagtaaaaatacaaaataaaaaatctgccCATTTTCCTAGCATGTTTTCTAGCatctatatatacacacataagCACACACATAAATATTGTTCTTGCAACTAACAAAAATGTAGGAAAGTTCAAGAATTACCTCAAGGATCCAAATGGGCAAAGGTTGGAAGAACAATGGTATGAGGAAGCCTCCCTCTAAAGacaaaaatttttggaaaattttcttgGGTAGTGTTTGGTTGGTGACAAAATGCgagaaaaagcaagaaaatgGAAGAACTTGGAAGAACAAGAGAGAAAAGATGAGAGAAACCAAAAAAtggagaggaaagagagagaggggtttaGCCAGATGGCCTTGGGAACCCCTCCTCTTCCCCTTTTTTAGCTACATTACTCCACTATCCCACtcactttttgaattttgaatttttctctcCCATGTCCCCCATTTCGTCTTTTAGTGCAGTTTTACTTAATTTTGCCCAATGGAATGGGATTTTTATAAAACGAAGTGCTACGAGCTCTATAAAacttcaagaaaaatatttttaaaataaaactcatatgGGTTGGCCCAATGGTGATCCAAAAATGTCCAAAATGCCCTTGCAcccatttttagccaaaaatcagaaaaaatggATTCATTTACGCTAGAAtcgggagggaaaaaaaatactttatctAATTCTTTGTCTAACATTTATTGTGCTAATAAATGTTAAACAAAGAAGTGGCAGCTATTGATATCATATTTTGTGTGACTCCTATTGACTTGTCAAAATAAAGACCAAAaccaatattaattaaaaaaggtgaaaaatcataaattcaaAGCCAAAAAGGGTAAAAATGAGTACAAAATGTTTGAATGGTAAATCAAAAAGTCACAACATTTGAAAAATCCATTTTACAGCAATTAAGATCAAAACCCTAATCGGTATGGtcaaaaagttgactttttgaTCCGACCGTTGGATTGTGTGGAATTTTCGACCACCTTGTAGGGAAAGTTTTTCCCTTCGAAACGATAGTTAACAGGACGAAATTGGAGTCAAAACATATGAGATATCACAAAAATACCGAAAGCCTAATAAAATCTTCACTATATTTTTCAAGAAACTGACAGTTTTTTACCTGACTTCGCACAATAAACTGAACCGATTGGGTGAGAACTGGAACAAGCAGGTTGGACCATTTTGAAGAACAAGGTCTTAGCTAATTTTCACCAAAAGGGCTCAACAATATTTGCTTTAGATTAGAAGTTatgaattttcaagaaaaaaacgTCCAGAATTTTTCAGCTTTGTGTCACCTTCCTTTCGAGCGTGATATCTCAACAATCGTAGCTCCAAATCAAACGAGGCTAGAACCGTTGGAAAATATAAATCCAGATATTTCCGTGCAtgtaaaatttgaagaaaatagaGCCCGGAAAGGCCTCCAAACAGCTGCATGAAGATCAGGCTAGAAG
This genomic stretch from Quercus robur chromosome 4, dhQueRobu3.1, whole genome shotgun sequence harbors:
- the LOC126721783 gene encoding uncharacterized protein LOC126721783, with translation MKLPTSSVDNFEQLSNAFLRHFIGRQRPKRPANYLLTIRQGEKETLRSYVKRFTRETLEVDEANDKVQLTIFKAGLRSRDLVASLAKNPPKMMAEMLLKAQKYMNAKDALVAIKDAEKSGDKAKKEDDRRGQKRERSDRRNNDGNRRKDDKSPRTDEHYLKWPRPLHSSPNVHDKNKYCRFHKDHGHNTEDYRDLKEQIEELIRKGKLQKYVKKGEYSKSRDDKSQHESFSRDDDRPSQPAHKVIGEIKTITGGPLLGGSFKSLKKAYQRQVNSVHTIPPSKQRRTYLDMSFNEGDAMGVKQPHNDPLVIMLNIEGFNTKRILVDNGSSADIIYLPAFQQLRLDPKRLRPFDSPLVSFSGDRVYPKGIMTLTVTVRVYPVQLTLQLDFLVVDCPSSYNVIIGRPTLNKWKAATSTYCLKVKFPIDNGVGEVKGDQVLARECYQAVLAAKENHTWMIEEKEEDKMEALETVELVEGEAHKTTKIGTTLSPEMRTRLIQFLKENLDVFAWSHEDMSGIAPEVI